A DNA window from Caldanaerobius fijiensis DSM 17918 contains the following coding sequences:
- a CDS encoding Crp/Fnr family transcriptional regulator has product MEDWEYLKRIPLFKDLKESLVKEIANIAVIKRVKKGTVLFQQGEPGEAVYVVKEGSVKISMMDEEGKEYIIHVMKPGEVFAEATLFSSGPYPADAEALEDSILIVLNNDRLEELIRSNSELALELIKVMAKRLQDISKQINSLALRDAIGRTISTLIRLAEEKGEKSGDKIMIKEISRQEFASMVGTTRETVTRILNQMSKENLLELDRQKIIIRDIKRLSTYMR; this is encoded by the coding sequence ATGGAAGATTGGGAATATCTTAAGCGTATACCTTTATTTAAAGATCTCAAAGAATCTCTTGTAAAGGAGATCGCGAATATTGCTGTTATCAAAAGGGTTAAGAAGGGAACCGTTTTATTTCAGCAAGGAGAACCAGGCGAAGCTGTTTATGTGGTCAAAGAAGGATCTGTTAAGATTTCGATGATGGATGAAGAAGGTAAAGAGTATATTATACACGTAATGAAGCCAGGAGAGGTCTTTGCTGAAGCAACCTTATTTAGCAGCGGGCCTTATCCTGCTGATGCTGAGGCATTGGAGGATTCCATTCTCATCGTGTTGAACAACGATAGACTTGAAGAATTGATAAGATCAAATAGTGAACTGGCTCTTGAACTCATAAAAGTCATGGCCAAGAGATTGCAAGACATAAGTAAACAGATAAATAGTCTTGCACTGAGGGATGCTATAGGCAGAACAATTTCCACACTTATAAGATTGGCGGAAGAAAAAGGAGAAAAGTCTGGCGATAAGATAATGATAAAGGAAATATCCAGGCAGGAATTTGCCAGTATGGTAGGTACGACCAGGGAGACTGTAACAAGGATATTAAATCAGATGAGTAAAGAAAACCTGCTGGAATTGGACAGGCAAAAGATTATTATCAGGGATATAAAAAGATTGAGCACGTATATGAGATAA
- a CDS encoding Gfo/Idh/MocA family protein has product MNKIKLGFIGLGYIGKIHAIACFAMPLVFPDLPFEVHLGPVYKRDLLSLPHFFEKGVKSIGELLDAEGLTAVDICTPNYLHFEEAMKVIDRGYDIYLEKPIGLNGDEAFKIKEAAIKKNVINQTALMYRFMPAVAQARDMVKNGEIGQILNFKAMMLHSGYLDPNRPISWKMKKATCGGGAIVDMGIHLIDAVRFMLGEITSLRAQSRTFFKQRPSKQGSNIMEDVDVDDWTNVDVELESGAWGSIEASRISAEMEEETRFEIYGTKGSIMISTKHPDYAILYKKQENRMYSGIYDGEGAFTKYVRTIYPGEKFSMGYMVNMHMASLINFFKNICEGRIVYQETPTFEEAYKDQLILDKIVNV; this is encoded by the coding sequence ATGAATAAGATAAAATTGGGTTTTATAGGGTTGGGTTATATAGGCAAAATACATGCTATCGCTTGTTTTGCAATGCCATTGGTTTTTCCCGATTTGCCTTTTGAGGTACACTTAGGTCCTGTTTATAAAAGGGATCTTTTATCGCTTCCTCATTTTTTTGAAAAAGGCGTTAAAAGCATAGGCGAGCTCTTAGATGCAGAAGGCCTCACCGCTGTGGATATATGTACGCCTAACTATTTGCATTTTGAAGAGGCTATGAAGGTTATCGATAGAGGTTATGATATATATCTGGAAAAACCTATAGGTTTAAACGGCGATGAGGCGTTCAAAATAAAGGAAGCCGCTATAAAGAAAAATGTTATAAACCAGACTGCCCTTATGTATAGGTTTATGCCAGCTGTAGCTCAGGCCAGGGACATGGTGAAAAACGGAGAAATAGGACAGATTTTAAATTTCAAAGCCATGATGTTGCACTCGGGTTATCTAGATCCCAACAGGCCTATTTCGTGGAAAATGAAAAAGGCTACATGTGGCGGTGGTGCTATTGTAGACATGGGGATTCATCTGATCGATGCCGTGAGATTTATGCTGGGTGAAATAACATCTTTAAGGGCGCAATCCAGGACGTTTTTTAAACAAAGGCCTTCAAAACAGGGGTCAAACATTATGGAGGATGTTGATGTAGATGACTGGACTAATGTGGATGTAGAACTGGAGTCAGGTGCATGGGGTTCTATAGAGGCATCCAGGATTTCTGCTGAAATGGAAGAAGAGACGCGTTTTGAGATATACGGTACAAAAGGGTCTATTATGATATCCACGAAACATCCGGATTATGCTATTTTATACAAAAAACAGGAAAACAGGATGTATTCAGGGATATATGATGGCGAAGGGGCCTTTACAAAATACGTCAGGACTATCTATCCTGGAGAAAAATTTTCTATGGGTTATATGGTAAACATGCACATGGCCAGCCTCATTAATTTTTTCAAAAACATATGTGAGGGGCGAATCGTATATCAGGAAACTCCTACTTTTGAAGAAGCATATAAAGACCAATTGATTTTGGATAAGATAGTTAATGTTTAA
- a CDS encoding MBL fold metallo-hydrolase, with product MKITRYVSSGMLENCYVVEDENNKVCAVIDPGDVIDELIDHINGLNVGYIMLTHGHFDHIGGVQKIKAITSAPVVIHNGDVEMLKDPMLNLSAHVGMDISLKPDIVLNGGELIAVGEITINVVHTPGHTPGSVCYVCDGVMFSGDTIFAQSIGRTDFVGGDSKKIKDSIEMMIKLYPDVMLYPGHGESAMMREFVKNWSTLKLIL from the coding sequence ATGAAAATTACGCGATATGTGTCTAGTGGTATGCTGGAGAATTGCTATGTGGTGGAGGACGAAAACAACAAGGTATGTGCTGTAATAGATCCCGGTGACGTAATTGATGAACTAATTGACCATATAAATGGATTGAATGTCGGATATATAATGTTAACCCATGGCCATTTTGACCACATAGGCGGTGTGCAAAAAATAAAGGCTATAACGTCTGCTCCTGTTGTAATACATAATGGCGATGTAGAAATGCTAAAAGATCCTATGCTTAACCTTTCGGCGCATGTGGGAATGGATATTTCTCTTAAGCCGGATATAGTCCTTAATGGAGGAGAGTTGATAGCCGTAGGTGAAATTACCATTAATGTGGTTCACACCCCTGGACATACGCCGGGGAGCGTCTGCTATGTTTGTGACGGTGTTATGTTTTCTGGTGATACAATTTTTGCTCAAAGCATAGGAAGAACTGATTTTGTGGGCGGAGATAGCAAAAAAATTAAAGATTCTATAGAAATGATGATAAAATTGTATCCTGATGTTATGCTGTATCCAGGACATGGAGAAAGCGCGATGATGAGAGAGTTTGTAAAGAATTGGAGCACATTAAAGCTAATACTTTAA
- the asnB gene encoding asparagine synthase (glutamine-hydrolyzing) has protein sequence MCGIAGWVDYEQNLSDKRTILEKMGETLANRGPDESGIFLSPHAAFAHRRLIVVDPAGGKQPMTRRYNNADYTIVYNGELYNTNDLRQQLECRGYTFHSRSDTEVLLISYIEWGTMCVNKFNGIFAFAIWDDRKKILFAARDRVGVKPFFFTVRKNSFIFGSEIKALLAHPLVKPQVDAIGLAEIFAMGPTRTPGLGVFKDIYELKPGYWLIFDQKGVHQNQYWRLESKPHTDDIETTAEKVRWLLKNSVERQLVADVPVCTFLSGGLDSSALTAIAQNVLKNAGMENIHTYSVDYVDNDLYFKANEFQPNSDNHWIEIMSKYLNTQHHNIIIDTQQLVESLKTVVVARDLPGMADIDSSLYLFCREIKKGATVALSGECADEIFGGYPWFRNPEVVALNTFPWIRKLKERSALLSPELVKILHPMEYVYMRYKEALKEVPHMEGENPHEYRMRELLYVNMTRFMSMLLDRKDRMSMAVGLEVRVPYADHRIVEYAWNIPWDMKTCDNMEKGILRRALKGLLPDQVLYRKKSPYPKTHHPAYLKATKNLVTQILEDPTSPILPLINPEKIRELIDTDASEYTPAWFSQLMGSAQLFAYLYQINTWLAEYHVEIIL, from the coding sequence ATGTGTGGAATTGCTGGATGGGTTGATTATGAACAAAATTTGAGTGATAAAAGAACCATCCTTGAAAAAATGGGTGAAACATTAGCAAATCGTGGACCTGATGAATCAGGGATTTTTCTCTCACCACACGCTGCCTTTGCCCATAGAAGGCTTATAGTGGTGGACCCGGCAGGAGGAAAGCAACCTATGACGAGAAGGTATAACAATGCTGATTATACCATTGTATATAATGGTGAACTCTATAACACCAACGATCTGCGCCAGCAATTGGAGTGTAGAGGGTATACATTCCACTCTCGTTCAGATACAGAAGTACTCCTGATTTCTTACATTGAATGGGGAACTATGTGTGTAAACAAATTTAATGGAATTTTTGCCTTCGCCATATGGGACGATAGAAAGAAAATATTATTTGCAGCTCGCGATAGGGTTGGGGTCAAGCCATTTTTCTTCACCGTAAGAAAAAATTCGTTTATATTCGGCTCTGAAATAAAAGCATTACTGGCTCACCCACTGGTAAAACCTCAAGTAGATGCTATAGGTCTTGCAGAAATCTTTGCCATGGGTCCAACCAGAACACCGGGACTAGGTGTCTTTAAAGACATATATGAGTTAAAACCCGGTTACTGGCTGATATTTGACCAAAAAGGCGTACATCAAAACCAGTACTGGAGATTGGAAAGCAAACCTCACACCGACGATATTGAGACCACTGCTGAAAAAGTACGCTGGCTGTTAAAAAATAGCGTAGAAAGACAGCTGGTAGCAGATGTCCCTGTGTGCACATTCCTTTCCGGTGGATTAGACTCCAGCGCTTTAACAGCTATAGCCCAGAATGTACTTAAAAATGCAGGCATGGAAAATATTCACACCTATTCTGTGGATTATGTGGATAACGATCTTTACTTTAAAGCAAATGAATTTCAGCCTAATTCTGATAATCACTGGATAGAAATTATGTCAAAATACCTAAATACCCAGCACCACAATATAATAATAGACACCCAGCAATTAGTAGAATCTCTGAAGACAGTGGTTGTAGCACGAGACCTGCCAGGTATGGCGGACATAGATTCATCCTTGTACCTTTTCTGTCGCGAAATAAAAAAAGGTGCGACGGTAGCATTATCAGGGGAATGTGCCGACGAGATATTCGGAGGATACCCATGGTTTAGAAATCCTGAAGTTGTCGCATTAAACACTTTCCCATGGATAAGAAAATTAAAAGAGAGAAGCGCATTGCTATCACCTGAACTGGTAAAAATATTACACCCTATGGAATATGTATATATGCGGTATAAAGAAGCCCTAAAGGAGGTACCTCATATGGAAGGCGAAAACCCACACGAATACCGCATGAGAGAGTTACTCTACGTTAATATGACAAGATTTATGAGTATGCTATTGGATAGAAAAGATCGCATGAGTATGGCAGTAGGTCTGGAAGTACGCGTACCCTATGCTGACCACAGGATAGTGGAATACGCTTGGAATATACCATGGGATATGAAAACTTGTGATAATATGGAAAAAGGTATATTGAGAAGAGCCTTAAAAGGATTGCTACCCGATCAGGTGCTATACAGGAAAAAGAGCCCATACCCCAAAACACACCATCCCGCCTACTTAAAAGCCACGAAAAACCTGGTAACTCAGATTTTAGAAGATCCTACATCTCCCATATTGCCACTCATAAATCCTGAAAAAATACGCGAATTGATAGACACAGATGCATCAGAATATACGCCGGCATGGTTTAGCCAGCTCATGGGCAGCGCTCAACTTTTTGCCTATTTATACCAGATCAATACGTGGCTTGCAGAATACCATGTGGAAATCATACTATAA